The following proteins are co-located in the Triticum aestivum cultivar Chinese Spring chromosome 1A, IWGSC CS RefSeq v2.1, whole genome shotgun sequence genome:
- the LOC123058977 gene encoding indole-2-monooxygenase-like, with amino-acid sequence MAALLQQLMQATLPQAPLLLFFPLALVLLHYLVITGRSGRSSHGCRLPPSPPRLPVIGHLHLVGFLPHVNLRRLAMKYGPDYMLIQLGSVPTLVVSSPRAAQTVLRTHDHVFASRPTSTVADTLMTASLDVALAVYGDHWRQAKRLLSTHLLTVKKVSSYRPGREEEARLVVANIAKAAASHETMDMSDMIYSFTSDIVCRAVSGNLFKVDGRNRLLRELIEASGALIGGVNIEDFYPGLVRVGFIKRAVCARADKLKKRWDELLDKVVDDHQENTVQLREPDFIDSLLSCQHEHGLTKDHIKAMLIDIFFGATDSTSMLIESVMAELIRNPQVMSKLQAELRSKIPEGKEIMTEDDLATMTYLKAVIKETFRLHPPAPLLGPHLSMDNVQIDGYIVPAHMPVLVNAWAIGRDPSTWEDPEKFMPERFLNVDIDYKGNNFELLPFGTGRRMCPAINFSMSTYELMLGNLLYHFDWELPGPRAAGGMGVDMTEVFRLTLHRKEKLLLIPRTRT; translated from the exons ATGGCGGCACTCCTACAACAACTCATGCAGGCGACGCTTCCACAAGCGCCGCTTCTCTTGTTCTTCCCTCTAGCCCTCGTACTGCTACACTACTTGGTAATCACTGGTAGATCAGGACGAAGCAGCCATGGCTGCCGTCTCCCACCTTCGCCACCAAGGTTGCCAGTCATCGGGCACCTTCACCTCGTCGGCTTCCTCCCACACGTCAACCTCCGCAGGCTCGCCATGAAGTACGGCCCGGACTACATGCTCATCCAACTTGGCTCCGTGCCGACCCTCGTCGTCTCATCGCCACGTGCCGCCCAGACCGTCCTGCGCACACACGACCACGTGTTCGCTTCACGGCCCACGTCCACCGTCGCCGACACCCTAATGACCGCCTCCCTTGACGTCGCATTAGCCGTCTACGGCGATCACTGGCGCCAAGCCAAGAGGCTGCTCTCCACACATTTACTCACCGTCAAGAAGGTGAGCTCCTACCGCCCGGGCCGTGAGGAGGAAGCGCGCCTTGTCGTGGCCAACATCGCTAAGGCGGCTGCGTCGCACGAGACCATGGACATGAGTGACATGATCTACTCTTTCACCAGCGACATCGTGTGCCGCGCCGTGTCCGGCAACCTCTTCAAGGTCGACGGCCGGAACAGGCTCCTCCGTGAGCTCATCGAGGCGTCCGGGGCGCTCATCGGGGGTGTCAACATCGAAGACTTCTACCCGGGGTTAGTGCGGGTGGGCTTCATCAAGAGAGCTGTGTGTGCCAGGGCCGACAAGCTGAAAAAGAGATGGGACGAGTTGCTGGACAAGGTGGTCGACGACCACCAAGAAAACACGGTGCAGCTACGGGAACCTGACTTCATTGACAGTCTCCTCTCCTGTCAGCACGAACACGGTCTCACCAAGGATCACATCAAGGCCATGCTCATT GACATATTTTTCGGAGCAACTGACTCAACGTCCATGCTTATAGAGTCTGTCATGGCAGAGCTCATAAGGAACCCTCAAGTCATGTCCAAGCTACAAGCCGAGTTGAGGAGCAAAATCCCTGAAGGAAAAGAGATAATGACAGAAGATGACCTCGCCACCATGACCTACCTGAAGGCTGTCATCAAAGAGACATTCCGTCTGCATCCACCGGCACCGCTCCTGGGGCCGCACCTCTCCATGGACAATGTGCAAATCGATGGCTACATCGTTCCAGCCCACATGCCTGTTCTTGTCAATGCGTGGGCGATTGGTAGGGACCCAAGTACTTGGGAGGACCCAGAGAAGTTCATGCCGGAGAGGTTTCTCAACGTAGACATTGATTACAAGGGGAATAACTTTGAACTCCTTCCATTTGGTACTGGGAGAAGGATGTGCCCAGCGATAAACTTCTCAATGTCAACGTATGAGCTCATGTTAGGGAACCTCCTATATCATTTCGACTGGGAGCTGCCTGGCCCTAGGGCTGCTGGAGGCATGGGTGTTGATATGACAGAGGTGTTTCGGCTTACGTTGCATCGCAAGGAGAAGCTCCTACTAATCCCACGAACACGTACATAG